The sequence below is a genomic window from Cicer arietinum cultivar CDC Frontier isolate Library 1 chromosome 6, Cicar.CDCFrontier_v2.0, whole genome shotgun sequence.
ACTAGAAAATTAAGGTCCATGAGTTGCTAGTCTCAGTTCTGCAACAACTCAATATTAATCAATTCAGGAATTGTGCAATCCTATTTGAGAGCCAATTGAAAAAGAGCAATAACAAAATTTGGAACAACACAATTGATACCATTGCATACGTTGATAGGGGAATAAATCGTATAGAGCTGTACATTGCACAAGCCAACTCTAATATAATAGCTTGGAAAAAGTCTTCACTCGGTCGATATAAGTTTAATGTGGATGCATATTTTTCTACCCCTCTAAATAAGGTGGGTGTTGGTATGTAAATTAGAGATGAATATAGTATATTTGTGCTTGTATAAACCGACTAGTTCTCGCTTATTGTTAATGTTGATGGAGGAGAAGCTCTTGGACTTCTTGCTACTTTGAATTGGGCCTAAGAACTCCAGTTGAAATCTATTGACTTTGATTTAGACTTTAAGAATGTTATCGACGACCTTTATGTTTAGGAATTTACTAAATAGTGATTTTCATATCTATTATGTTGAGTTTGTAAGGAGACAAGCAACTGAAGTTGCTCGTGCTCTTGCTAAGCGGTTACATCTTTAACTTGTAtccatatttttattgatactTAGACATAAATCcaacaatttattataaataaaattctataagcattcctttttcaaaaacaacactGACAAATAagaatcatgaaaaataaaataaaacaagaaggatttttatgttttttcatgTTATAACGTAATGGTTTCTTAAACTatcattttaaaacaattttaatagtttaataaTAACATGGCACACAAAAAAGAATGTAATCATTGAACAATGAACATATAAGGCATGTTCTTTAATAGACACTTTCAAACTTACATATCCCTTAGCATAACGAGTTCTAAAACTAtctttttgaaacaattttcataGTTTAATTATAACAGaacaaagaaaatgaatatAATCGTTGAACAATAAGCATATAAGGCATGTTCTTTAATAGACATTTAATCCCTTATGAGTATGTAATATATAATGTGatatatagttaaaaaattctttcataataaataaattctaatttagaTCTTGATCAAAATAAATTGTAGATGAAATGCCTCTACTAACAAATACATTGCATATAAATAGGAAAGAAATAACAAGAGAgtactaattaataaaaattattttctattgacAGGGACAATAATTTGAGATAACGTCACATTCTATTAGCAAAATGGCGGTCGTAACtaccaaaagaaaaaatgatatgaaaaaagcaattaaattcaaatttgttaCAAAAACAGTTGAAcacatttttacaaaatttgatCAAAGTTGTTTATCAATTTTGCCATATAGTTCCATAACATTTTGTTTGTGTGATACCTCTTAGAATGTTTCTAATTTCATCATTATATGATTTATAAAGAACTTCATATATAGCACCTCTCTTTATGAACTTGAAAAACCTTTCATACAAACAAAATGTTAAAAGCAAAAGCGCGAGGGGTTTGTTGATTCACATTCTAAAAATTCTATGTTAgtattttaaaacttaaaaactatttttttaaattatttatttttaaaaactgttttgtaaaactatatttaatattatactttttaaaactaaaaaaaaaatagataaataatattttacttgtcatttttcagtttttttaactttctaataaaaaactgttttaaaaattggtGTTGCATGCAAAacagattttaaatttttttttttaaaacagttttttaaaatttatttattaaatagttttcaaaaactaaaaaataaaacataatcaaACAAGTCCTTAGTtttgattattttgtaattttattaatattaatataattgtttagttgttttaagattttatctttttactgaaattattttattttaaattattcaaatactCATGTCATGTCCATGTTTCTTGTTGCTCTATTGTTTCATGAAAAATTAATGTATcatgttttttatataaaaaataaatgtattcttcatgaaataaattatatttatttcaagGAAAGAACATTATATCAtaaatgtgtttaattttttttttataaaaatcgtATACTCTGAATAAACACTTACagttatttgatattttattattttaaagtaaatattttctcacttatttttttttaatttttgatcaatttaaaataagatttatatttaaaagagtcataattgttaaaaaataattgtgttaacataaattacaaaaattgataataatattaattgaaaattagaaaaattaaaatagtatttaagAAGTGCAaatcaaatgaattaaaatataagaataaaagtagttaattttataaaatagttgctcaatttttaaagattttttaacGGTTTTATATGACACATGATTCTAAAGTTGAAAagatttaaatatgaataatattaaaacttatagaatacatgtatatattataagttttattaattaatttattaaaaaaaaaaagaatacatGTATATATTATAGGTTgtgtgatttttgttttttaacagattttttttaatacgaaaaagaaattttaaaaggtAACACATAGTCGTTAAACCTTTTGACATACTTTACAACCAAATTTTTGGTAGGTTATGATCCTTTCGAGCTAAAGATTTATCTTCATTATTTTTTGAAGCAGCAGCGTTTTTGAAGCATTGCAGAAGCGTTTGAAGCAGCTTCTCTGAAAGCTTTGGTCcatagttaaaataatttagtcaTTCATTTAGACgggataaaaaagaaaaaaagagactCTTGAACTAAACATGTAATTAACAAGTCCATTTTAATGTAAGATTTCAATTGTtatgaaatataacaaaatatttttcagtatTTTGTTTCTAAATGATTTTTTCATCGAGTCCTTGGATAATGATATCACAGGTGGAGTGCAATagtgaagaaagaaaaaatctattactgtaaaaatattattgtttttatgatGTGAATTTTTAGAACAAGTGTTAACATCATGCTATTGTgtaaaaaatatcatacaatATACTCAATTGGAAATTTAGAAGTCTAGACTTTATAAAGCATcactcaataaaatatttaattttgcatAATCATCTTGCATTGTATTGTTACCCGCGCATTGAATATGGATGTTGACCTTCATAGGTTGATGGATGCATGTTTCATAAACTATTATCATTCTTATTATAGATGTAAATGTGTATACCTCATTTCATGCAAACAGGAGTTCAACTCTTAAGTTGCATTCTCCGCACATCCCAAACTGCATAACgatatttagatttttgttaCTTCTATTATCTATAAAAATCACCTCACGTATCACAATCtagcaaatttattatttttgtttaatagaACAAATAAATTAGAGGCAGataatcaaatttttgttttgtcgACGCCACCACTGCAATGCAATATTATTTCTATAAACTACATATGCAATATTGTTTCATTTATGTTGCTTAAGCATATATTTGgtgtttttctgttttcaatTTAAAGGTATAATAAGATAagatcataaaatatttttctttctattcaAGGAGTTGTtcctttatattattttacattcaTATTAATAGTTCTTCATGTTGGcaaagatattaaatattttgttttctattatAGGAGTTGTTCTTTCATGGTGCTCACTACTTCTCTAAACTTGATCTCAGATCAGGGTATCATCAAATACTTGTGCAACCAGAAGACAGGTATAAAACTACAATTGATGCTAGCAAGTTTGTTACTTCACTTGATTTCTCTAAGtatatgttataattatatGATAGTTAATGTATGTTGATTTGTTTTGTAGTTCACCAAGTTGCATATTGGACTTGCTTATGAGACAAAGTAGACCTCATATTGATGAGCTCCATCGATAAGGTTAGCATTGTTGAAAGACAATTTTGATGTCTTGTTTCAATATTAAGATATGATAGGCCATGAATGGTGACATATGGTTTTTCTAGATCATTCGATTTATTTACAACAAAGATTATAAGATACAAAAGTAAACTATCCGAATCTGACAAACGCAATTGATCAAAAAgtagttttattttactatactaTACACTGACTGAGGGAtgttgatagcgtttcagcaaatgtactgaatcgttgcaagtaataatgaaaacggtagtaccgagtttcgaactcaaggattgggTTTtcctatcgaattatatttaattgctaaaattgaataaaaagttcctaaattgattgaaataatatttaaaattagtaataaaattgatcttttataataagCAAAATGTCAGCGATGAGTtttacttcgaatccaaccttggtgtctaattttatcctagttactgaattcctttattaaattattaccgaattctctttattattcttgtcataatgtcttagtgacataacttttaattccaaagtaatcCATAATTcattagtggatttaagattagaattaagccttacagtacaagaattctcttgttaaactattggctttgcaactaatttaattggtttcatgacctgcatctatccctagataacaaattcatgaatttttcatCTTAAACATTcttaaagtccacttccgtttcaaaatgcgaatcatagaacattttaatgctgatcaaacaataaaaaacattaagcacagagatgagaaaaataattcaataaattcattcatataactagaaatcaaattagaaaataagggtttcatcttgttacactcatccctaacaaatagggtttagttactcatgacagagataaaaaagataagggttaaagaagaattacaagaatgatttgACGTTTAGACACACAACTTCTTCTATTTGACGTTGTCTGcatgtttctcctcttttgagtctgaattgggttccggtgtcttcatgaaagttgtagctatggtgCTTAGCTTTTATTTGCACTTTGTTTGagtccaattggacatctacaactccaaataTGGCTGCAATAcgccacataggtcatgttgatttctcaccaaaattcagcactacgctaaaacaaagtaacaacacaaaactacaaaaaaaacctctacttaatcaaggaaataagaacataaatatttcattaaatcaaaaaactaaaatcaacaaaatatatcaaataactccttaaattaactaatggttaaagataaataagactaaaatcaatgaaaaatatgcatatgatgaagagtcatcacatccccaaacttaatctattgtttgtccccaagcaacaataaatttcagatttggtacagttaaaatcaaacttaaactcaatttctcaaatcaaatcaaactcaattctcaaagctccagctactacaaaacattcatcatgctctatggttgcttacaaaaaaacaacacaatttgtacactttagcattcattcatcaagttcaactctctcttcacacaatctcatcaaaatttctctcaagtgtttagaaagggttaggaatttatcactcaaatcctagaacatgcatcatgctaccataggcttgaaaaaaaattagttagaattcacaatgcaacaaacacatacacttttggaggactttctgGTTGTAATAGGACTTAGGTAAaggtaggacattttgggatagtaggatTTACTATTTGGTGTTAgacatacattttcaaattattctccctcttttattctctttttttttttatccacaTTTTATGGTGGACATTCTCAAtcattgacaaaagaactaagatgttatttatcaatgtactacaactatatatttttttttttgaattttttttctttttgtgagaaccaccaccccaaacttTAAAGGtcgctatcccatgagcaaccccaaacttagaactttatcgagacaataatttttttttctacctaactacaagtaaggtgatttaattaaagtcagttATTAGGCTTGTAATGtcgctagtaaccgaaataaaagggcaaggctcaaaggggctagcaaaggataAAACTTTCATAGGGttgttagaaaggctcaaacgaccaaacaaaattttctTAGTGTATCCATAAATTACAACTGATGTAAGTcataattagtgcaagttctgaagggataacacatgtctggataatcacacaacaaaaagTTAAAGTGTTTAgactcaaaagctcacagctaggataataataaatagtatgAATTATCTAAGTGATGCCAAACATGCCACtataaaagttatatagttttttatttatttaaaaatagcaagtgagacttcgacaaTCAACAAcacatgcattagtgaaactcatCGAAGTGAGaaatgatatgagcaaagaaatagagtttaaatttcaaaatctgaaacaaatagTTTAAGACTAGCTTCTAGTTGTTAAAAATTTctcatcatagtgcacgtttacacacaattaaaaagaaacaaattaaaataaagaaaaataagattgcaaaaataaaagttacttgtacctatgggttgcctcccacgaaacgcttctttaaagtcattagctagATGCCTCAATCATTGTCAAGGTGTATTATATGACACaaagaacacatcatctttCTCACCAAgggatacatatttcaagtaaGGACGTAATTGCTTGAGTTCAACCAGTGAcgtctttttctttttctaaacaTATTCGTCTTCATTCCTTTTCAACTCCTCCCATGTAGTATGGAAGCAGGGGGAGTGGGATGGTAATGCTTCTAACATGAATAAAACATCTTTTACTCTTGGATCTTCAttatctttaacaacatcttgagGTAGGCATAACACTCTTTCTAACGGCATAATGGGTCCTTGATGTTCAAGTTAACCCTCTTTCTAACGGCAGAATAGGTCCTTgatgttcaacttcttcatcgactatcgaatcGAAAATCTCAATtcgattgcacccttctctttcatTTGAATGCTCtatgacttttaaaatattgaatgtaattgtttcctcatttaccttaaagatTAAAGTGTCATCCgccacatcaatcatagctaTCCTTGTTTCTATGAATGGTCTCCTCAAGATCAAGGGGatatcattgtcttcctccatgtctagtaccacaaaatccactagaaaaataaacttatctactttgaccaacacatcttccaccaccccatatgggtgtttcattgaATGATCCGTAAACTGTAACATcagttgtgtgtctttgactcttTCAATGTCTAACCTTTTGTATATgaaaaggggcataagacttacagtAGCCCCAATATCGCACAGGGGTTTCCCAAAATTTATATCCCCAATAGCGCAAGGAATAGAGAAGCTTCCAAGATCCTTGAGCTTAAGTGACAGCTTCCTTTGTAGAATAGCACTGCACTCTTTAGTAAGCATCATTGCTTCCCtaccaatttttcttttctttaacataatctccttcatgaacttggcgtaagCCGAAACTTGCTCTGGTGCTTCTGCAAAAgaaatgttaatttgtaatttttggaaaacatcaagaaacttgccaaattgtttttcagtttcttcCTTTCGTAATCTTTGAGGGAACataagtcgaatttctggttttggtagTGTCTCCTTTTTCTGTACGATAGGTTCTTCCTCTTTTTCAAGAGCAATATGCTCATCACTGATGTCTGGGTGACCATTTCCTTCGAGTGGGTTGAAGTTCAAGTACTCACACTCGTTTTGGCTTTAGGTGGTACTAGTTCACTTACCctgccactccttgttgtcacaTCATTGACATTATTTCGCGAATTCGAAACTATGTCACTAGGAAAATTTATGGGCTCTCTTTGTGCTATCTATAGAGCAAGTTGTCCCACTTGGGTCTCCATATTATTTATTGAGGCTgggtgatttttctggatggcttttgactcttcaatgaaagaacttgtgcttATTACTAACTTCTCAATACCACTCTCCCAAGCAGTGTTTTGAGGTGGGGTTTGATTTGgttgagctccttgttgaccttGAGATCCACCCTATTGATTTTTTCATGAAAACTTTGGATTATTTCTCCAACCTGGATTatacgtactagagtagggattattcCGCTTCCCATTGTTACCCATAAAGTTCACCTCTTTTGGTTCTTTAGTATCATCATCATCCAGTACTTCACAAGCTCTATTTTTATATGCACCCCCATAAAAGTCACAGCCAgtatgtttcaataatttgacagaggccacttggggttgtatatttagagttgTCATCCGATTCTTTATCTCAACGGTgataacatcttctatctgttttgagaaAAGCTTCCCTTGAGCAAACCCATCATCTAGAACATTCAATTTCAGCATACCACTTTTTGACCCACCACCTCTATCCTACAACATCATTTGGTCATTTGAtaccatgatctcaataatctttTGTGCTTCTGATGCAGTTTTgaaattcaaagaaccacctgttgtagcatccaacataattctagtgctaggCTTCAAACCATTATAAAATGTTTGCATTTGagcagtgtcgtcataagcatgattgggGCATCCTGCTAGTAAACTCTTGAACCGCCTGTAAGTGTCATGAAGAGATTCTCcttctttttgtttgtaactgaaaatctcttgcctttttctaaCGAACACAACTAGGGGAAAGTATtattccaagaacttatcttcaaggtcatcccatgtggtgatgctatTGGCAGGAAAGGAATTaagccactccttagcatcatctttcaatgaaaatggaaatagtCTCAACATCTTGCCTTCTTCAGAAcaaccatccaccttcactgtttcacatagtTCAAAGAAGTTTGTGAGATGTCTATCGG
It includes:
- the LOC140920708 gene encoding uncharacterized protein, which codes for MADPPPPERTLSEYGKRNRYCARLAVHNTPVTINKFEVSPAIFRELKEIHFAGKHNKDTDRHLTNFFELCETVKVDGCSEEGKMLRLFPFSLKDDAKEWLNSFPANSITTWDDLEDKFLE